AGTAAAATATGTAATACCTTATTTAAATCCCTTATGTTTGTCTCTCTTTCTATATTAAAGAAATACCACATAGAAAAAAAGAGCCATCTTACATGAAGACGGCTTTACTTTCTATAGTATTATCCCTTTGTTCAAAGTTAAAGACTTTCCCGAATGATTCTTTAATATTGTACCAAATCCAATCAAACGCTGCGTTTATCTCTTCTAGTTCTCCAGTAACATTACCTGCAGATGCCATATATTTTTTCCCGTTAATAACGACGACATCTCCCCGAACTTCACCTTCTATCTTAATATCACCGTTACGTACAATTACATCTCCTTCTACAACTTCACCTTCTGGAACGATAACAAGTTGATTTTCTATTTTCAAATTCTTTTGCTTTGAAACTGAAAACTGTTCACCTTGGTCCCATAACGACAATACACTGCTCATCATTAATAACATAAAGACTGCAGCTGCAGACAGGAACGGATGCGACCGTAACCAACGTCGATAACCAACGCTCTTCTTTTCCTTAGGTAGTGCTTTCATTACATTAGCAGTGAAACCACTTGGTGCCTCAATATGTGTTGAACTTTGTATAATTGCAATAGTTTTCTTCAAATGATGAAAATGTTGCCTACAGTCTTCACATTGCTGCAAATGTTCACGCAAGATGGTTTCCTCTTGAGATGTAGTTTCTTCATCTAAATACTTATGCATTAGCTCCACAATTTCTTGTGAACATTTCATCATCTTTCACCTTCTTTACTTAACATATGATGAAACAGGCGTTTTTTCTATAATAGTTATTTAAGCCGTTTCCTTAATGCCTCTCGACCACGATGTATTCGTGTCTTGACAGTATTGATTGGTAGATCTAACACTTGACTAATCTCTTTAAGTGAGAGCTCTTCAATATATTTTAATACTATGGCTGCACGGTATTTTGGTGGTAGTGCAGATATTTCATTTTGAATCCATTCCTGCAACTCTAAGCTCTCTACATCTTCCTCTGGGAGTGGACCTTTATCAGCAATTTGAGAATATAACGTCAAACCTTCCGAACCAGCAATTTCTTGATCCAAGAAGTAATCTGGTTTCTTTTTTCTAATACGATCGATGGATAAGTTAGTCGCAATTCGAAATAGCCACGTTGAGAATTTGCGATTCGTGTCATAGCTATTAATATTTACATATGCACGAATGAAGGCCTCTTGTGCAATATCTTCTGCTTCGTGTGCATTGCCAAGCATACGATAACAAAGCTGATAAACTTTATCCTTATACAGCTCTACAATCTCAGCAAATGCGTCTTGATCGCCTTTTTTCACTTGTTCAATGCGTTTTTTTACGATTGATTCCATTTTGCTACCTCCGCTCATTGCGGCTATAGTTTATATACGTTTCTCACATAATTAAGGTTTCAATTTTTTATAAAAAATGTTCAATTATTAATATCAAACAAATATGTATGTTCACTTTTTTCGTTCTTTAGTTAAATAATTGGTCTTAAATAAATAATCAAACTTAGTTTAAGTAGATGGAAAAGAAACTATAATGCATTGCGAGTATTACTTTA
This is a stretch of genomic DNA from Bacillus solimangrovi. It encodes these proteins:
- a CDS encoding anti-sigma factor family protein; this translates as MKCSQEIVELMHKYLDEETTSQEETILREHLQQCEDCRQHFHHLKKTIAIIQSSTHIEAPSGFTANVMKALPKEKKSVGYRRWLRSHPFLSAAAVFMLLMMSSVLSLWDQGEQFSVSKQKNLKIENQLVIVPEGEVVEGDVIVRNGDIKIEGEVRGDVVVINGKKYMASAGNVTGELEEINAAFDWIWYNIKESFGKVFNFEQRDNTIESKAVFM
- the sigW gene encoding RNA polymerase sigma factor SigW, which codes for MESIVKKRIEQVKKGDQDAFAEIVELYKDKVYQLCYRMLGNAHEAEDIAQEAFIRAYVNINSYDTNRKFSTWLFRIATNLSIDRIRKKKPDYFLDQEIAGSEGLTLYSQIADKGPLPEEDVESLELQEWIQNEISALPPKYRAAIVLKYIEELSLKEISQVLDLPINTVKTRIHRGREALRKRLK